The Ornithodoros turicata isolate Travis chromosome 9, ASM3712646v1, whole genome shotgun sequence genome includes a region encoding these proteins:
- the LOC135369462 gene encoding glutamate receptor ionotropic, kainate 3-like: MALVWMALALAAGLSTLYLLLQNRQGCFPADPLRDGFETIIQIYRLLTGQGIRDPKCWSRRMVLGLWMLFAVTLSASYSGNLVSFMTNPGLEDAIDTVKKLVRSVKDNHFTCGTIKDAAEYAMLKNDNSSEAKILLKSMESNPRNFVQRDGEGLRNCLTRNYAYLGGEITINADMSDERLFVFAKDSFQTGCYSLAFHRDFPCLRQFNSRILRLQGSGIISLWLEHEIFRARKWHYNADRGSRPLKVSYVEGPFLLLAAGLAVASIIVVCEILIAKRASPCCNK, encoded by the exons ATGGCCTTG GTGTGGATGGCTCTTGCTCTTGCAGCCGGATTATCTACGCTATACCTTCTGCTACAAAATCGACAGGGTTGCTTTCCAGCGGATCCTCTGCGGGACGGCTTTGAGACAATAATCCAGATCTACAGGTTGCTCACTGGTCAAG GTATCAGAGACCCAAAATGCTGGAGTAGAAGGATGGTCTTAGGACTGTGGATGTTATTCGCGGTGACGCTGTCCGCCAGTTACAGTGGGAATCTCGTGTCCTTTATGACCAACCCCGGACTGGAGGACGCCATCGATACCGTGAAGAAATTAGTGCGCAGCGTCAAAGACAACCACTTCACCTGCGGAACCATAAAAGACGCAGCGGAATATGCCATGCTGAAG AACGACAATTCATCGGAGGCCAAGATCCTGCTGAAGTCCATGGAATCCAACCCTCGCAACTTTGTCCAAAGGGACGGGGAAGGATTACGGAACTGTCTGACGCGCAACTACGCCTACCTGGGCGGAGAGATTACCATCAATGCGGACATGAGCGACGAGAGGCTCTTCGTCTTCGCCAAGGACAGCTTCCAGACTGGCTGCTACAGCCTCGCATTCCACAGAGATTTTCCCTGCCTACGGCAGTTCAACTCCAG GATTCTTCGTCTGCAAGGCTCTGGAATCATCAGTCTCTGGTTGGAACATGAGATCTTCCGCGCCCGCAAGTGGCACTACAATGCAGACCGTGGTTCGCGTCCATTGAAGGTGTCCTATGTCGAAGGACCTTTCCTCCTTCTAGCTGCTGGTCTCGCCGTGGCCTCCATTATAGTTGTTTGTGAGATATTAATCGCTAAACGTGCGTCCCCTTGCTGCAATAAGTAG